The window CGCCCAAACGGCGTTGTCGATGGGCGCGCCGTGATCGTCGATCAGCAGGCGGTCACCGAGGCTGTCGGTGTCTTCGGCAAATCCGGCCAGATGAATCTCACCGACGGCGTGAAGAGGCAGGGCGTCGATGTAGGCCACAGGATCGCGTTGATGATTGATGCTCGACACATAGACGTTGTTCACGTCCAGCAACAACCCGCAACCGGTTCGGCGAATGACTTCGCTGATGAAGTCGGCCTCATCGATCGTCGAATGCTTGAACGCCAGGTACGTCGCCGGGTTCTCCAGCAGCATTGGGCGCTTGAGCATGTTCTGTATCTGATCGATGTGTTCGCAGACGCGGTTCAGCGTGGCGTTGTCGTACGCCAGCGGCAGCAGATCATTGAGGAACACCGGGCCATGGCTGGACCAGGCCAGGTGTTCGGAAAAGGAGTGGGGTTGATAGCGCTCGATCAGCTCGGCAAGGCGTTGCAGGTGTTGAATGTCCAGCGGACCTTCGGCACCGATGGACAGCCCGACGCCATGCAGCGATAGCGGATACTGCTCGCGGATCAACCCCAGGTAGTGATGAAACGGGCCGCCGGCCACCATGTAGTTTTCGGCGTGGACTTCGAAGAACCCGATGTCCGGTTGCGAACCGAGCACTTCGCGCAAGTGCCCGGTCTTGAGCCCCAGTCCGGCGCG is drawn from Pseudomonas sp. 31-12 and contains these coding sequences:
- a CDS encoding DUF692 domain-containing protein, which produces MNQSTFGLPPRAGLGLKTGHLREVLGSQPDIGFFEVHAENYMVAGGPFHHYLGLIREQYPLSLHGVGLSIGAEGPLDIQHLQRLAELIERYQPHSFSEHLAWSSHGPVFLNDLLPLAYDNATLNRVCEHIDQIQNMLKRPMLLENPATYLAFKHSTIDEADFISEVIRRTGCGLLLDVNNVYVSSINHQRDPVAYIDALPLHAVGEIHLAGFAEDTDSLGDRLLIDDHGAPIDNAVWALYVQVLERVGPMATLIERDNQLPAFSVLHAEARQADELLQCAEVRP